A genomic window from Actinomycetaceae bacterium MB13-C1-2 includes:
- a CDS encoding prepilin peptidase, producing MSDPGSVALLVGAITVATNAIYLAIRGDHLRKQYPQAGLPSSLSLVWASLLLGTLPLWMGSHLDPSPGSLGDPSWGIGVVGVLSSVVTLGWLSLLIDARSRKLPSELTSLMAFEIFVSWFITLINVGFRIDGVLAPALGALLWLVPSFIGARTGQIGRGDVRLAPVLGFGLGTMSLMASVLGLLLAYLFAGIAALSLRRHGATIGHRFALGPFLYVGTWSSFAIGCLVPMLAPLTHG from the coding sequence GTGAGCGACCCCGGTTCTGTCGCTTTGTTAGTTGGGGCGATTACTGTCGCCACCAACGCCATCTATCTCGCGATAAGGGGCGATCACCTGCGGAAGCAGTACCCGCAAGCAGGGTTGCCAAGTTCGCTTTCCTTAGTGTGGGCAAGCCTGCTACTTGGGACGCTTCCGCTTTGGATGGGGAGCCATCTTGATCCCAGTCCGGGTTCTCTCGGTGATCCCTCGTGGGGTATCGGGGTGGTCGGTGTTCTCAGCTCGGTCGTCACGCTGGGCTGGCTCTCACTGCTGATTGATGCCCGGTCTCGAAAACTACCGAGCGAACTAACCTCTCTGATGGCATTCGAGATCTTCGTCTCCTGGTTCATCACCCTTATCAACGTGGGCTTCAGGATTGACGGGGTTCTCGCTCCGGCTCTGGGGGCGCTGCTTTGGCTAGTTCCCTCTTTCATCGGGGCGCGCACCGGCCAGATCGGACGGGGTGACGTTCGACTCGCCCCGGTTCTGGGGTTCGGGCTCGGGACGATGTCACTCATGGCATCCGTATTGGGTTTACTTCTGGCATATTTATTCGCGGGTATTGCCGCCCTGAGCCTTAGGCGGCATGGGGCAACTATCGGCCACCGATTTGCCCTCGGTCCCTTTTTGTATGTCGGTACCTGGAGTAGCTTCGCAATCGGCTGCCTCGTACCAATGCTTGCTCCCCTGACGCACGGGTAG
- the ruvX gene encoding Holliday junction resolvase RuvX has product MRLGIDVGEARIGVAVSDAAASLVLPLETIPAHPRSRGIKRVLRICLEREVIEVVVGLPKNMAGNEGPAAKKARLFAEEIAKLVSGVRVCLVDERLTTAQAQSKLHEIGIDTRRSRNIIDQMAAQIILEQALELERSSSLAPGETVGETKWASEGLPGG; this is encoded by the coding sequence GTGCGTCTAGGAATAGACGTTGGCGAAGCACGAATCGGAGTTGCAGTCAGTGATGCTGCGGCTTCGCTAGTGTTGCCGCTTGAGACGATTCCGGCACACCCTAGGAGCCGAGGGATAAAGAGAGTGCTTCGGATCTGCCTGGAACGTGAGGTCATCGAGGTGGTAGTGGGACTACCCAAGAACATGGCCGGGAACGAAGGACCCGCAGCGAAGAAGGCTCGTTTGTTCGCCGAAGAAATTGCGAAGCTGGTATCCGGTGTGCGAGTGTGTCTGGTGGACGAGCGCCTGACGACAGCTCAGGCGCAATCAAAACTTCACGAAATCGGCATTGATACACGCCGAAGCCGAAACATCATCGATCAGATGGCAGCACAGATTATTCTTGAGCAAGCTCTTGAATTGGAGCGGTCTAGCAGTTTGGCTCCGGGAGAGACCGTCGGCGAGACTAAGTGGGCATCGGAAGGACTTCCAGGTGGTTGA
- the aroB gene encoding 3-dehydroquinate synthase → MSEAAVPLPIFIVGLPGSGKSRVGKILSRELGVRHIDSDVLIEEAEGRSIGEIFADRGEPYFRALESRIIEGLETEQAVISLGGGAIESPSVQGVLARGHAVWIRADEGELLRRIRRSPRRPLMRRNPKATLQTLAERRNPLFEEVADIQVWTSAGPPQEVADQVMVELTPVIEVTVQGSREYPVLIGTGAQRRAVDLLPSDVMSVFLVYPETLANHARVVEQKIKNTGREVTLFPHPVAELAKTYGVVERGWDAMGEARIGRKDSVVSLGGGATTDMGGFLAATWLRGIANINMPTTLLGMVDAAVGGKTGINTGAGKNLVGSFYDPVAVICDTDYLATLPQADYRGGLAEIIKCGFIADTRILEIFRDNPRLDDVVWATREGATVLREIIERAVRVKASVVGEDRTEAGVREHLNYGHTLGHAIEKEEGYTLRHGEAVAMGAIFAAELAGELGLLSEEDIELHRTLFGAVGLPTRYEGELSDLLVHMFSDKKVRDGQLRFVVLDGIGNPVVRSVSPNELSTPAERIGLR, encoded by the coding sequence GTGTCCGAGGCCGCTGTTCCACTGCCGATATTTATCGTGGGACTGCCCGGATCAGGCAAGTCCCGTGTTGGCAAGATTCTCTCTCGGGAGCTTGGCGTGAGGCACATCGATTCCGATGTCCTAATCGAGGAAGCCGAAGGACGAAGTATCGGAGAAATCTTCGCAGATCGAGGGGAACCGTATTTTCGCGCTCTGGAGTCCCGAATAATTGAGGGCCTTGAGACTGAGCAAGCGGTCATTTCGTTGGGAGGTGGCGCCATTGAATCGCCATCGGTCCAAGGAGTTTTGGCCAGGGGACACGCTGTTTGGATCAGGGCCGATGAGGGGGAGCTGCTACGGAGGATTCGTCGGTCGCCGCGGCGACCGCTGATGCGCAGGAACCCGAAGGCCACTCTTCAGACGCTGGCGGAGAGAAGAAATCCACTGTTCGAGGAGGTGGCGGATATTCAGGTGTGGACTTCTGCCGGACCCCCTCAGGAGGTAGCAGATCAAGTAATGGTTGAGTTGACTCCAGTTATCGAGGTAACTGTGCAGGGCAGCCGCGAGTACCCGGTGCTTATCGGAACGGGGGCGCAGAGGCGAGCCGTCGATCTGCTTCCGTCAGATGTGATGAGCGTTTTTCTGGTTTATCCCGAGACACTGGCAAACCACGCGCGGGTTGTAGAGCAGAAGATCAAGAACACCGGGCGCGAAGTGACTCTCTTCCCTCATCCTGTCGCGGAGCTGGCCAAAACATACGGTGTGGTCGAACGAGGATGGGATGCAATGGGGGAGGCCAGAATCGGCAGAAAAGACTCCGTTGTCTCTCTAGGCGGCGGAGCGACGACAGACATGGGCGGATTCTTAGCCGCGACATGGCTGCGTGGCATCGCGAATATCAATATGCCGACGACGTTGTTAGGTATGGTCGATGCAGCTGTCGGGGGAAAGACCGGAATCAACACCGGAGCTGGGAAAAATCTGGTTGGATCCTTCTACGACCCTGTCGCAGTCATCTGTGACACGGACTATCTTGCAACGCTGCCACAGGCGGACTATCGTGGCGGGCTCGCTGAAATCATCAAGTGTGGATTCATCGCGGACACCCGCATCTTGGAGATATTTAGGGATAATCCACGACTTGACGATGTCGTTTGGGCTACCAGAGAGGGAGCAACGGTTCTTCGCGAGATCATTGAGCGAGCGGTGCGTGTCAAGGCGAGTGTCGTTGGTGAGGACCGAACCGAAGCCGGAGTACGGGAACATTTGAACTACGGCCACACTCTCGGACACGCTATCGAGAAAGAGGAAGGCTACACGCTTCGCCACGGAGAGGCGGTAGCGATGGGGGCGATCTTCGCCGCAGAGTTGGCAGGTGAACTCGGATTACTGAGTGAAGAAGACATTGAGCTTCATAGAACTCTCTTTGGAGCAGTCGGACTTCCCACTCGATACGAGGGAGAGTTGAGTGATCTACTGGTCCACATGTTCTCGGACAAGAAGGTCCGCGACGGTCAGTTACGATTCGTCGTTCTCGACGGAATCGGCAACCCGGTGGTGCGCAGCGTCTCTCCGAATGAACTATCCACACCTGCAGAACGTATCGGTCTTAGGTAG
- the aroC gene encoding chorismate synthase: MLSWTTAGESHGPALIALMEGMPAGVPVTTGMIQEALAERRLGYGRGARQAFERDEVRVISGLRHGRTTGAPITIEIGNSEWPKWQAVMSADPVDEAELRVDAGKGDSREMSRNKKLTTPRPGHADLAGMVSYRTDDARNILERASARETAARVALGALARSLLREVAGTEIIGHVVEVGTVKGRAAFPGATDRDALQASPMRTLDPSLDEAFRAVVDSAKEGGDTVGGVVEVVAWNVPLGLGSHVSSEMKLDAQIAAALMGIQSAKAVEIGDGFTAARSFGAAVQDEIVLRSGAVTRSSNRSGGIEGGTSNGEPVVARVGFKPISTVPRALSTVNLSTGEEESAFHQRSDTCQVVPAAVICESMVALVLARALTERFGGRSLGEVREQLEVHQRYVDSVLSQEAGR, translated from the coding sequence ATGCTTTCTTGGACCACTGCAGGTGAATCACACGGACCAGCACTAATTGCTCTCATGGAGGGAATGCCAGCTGGCGTCCCGGTAACGACTGGGATGATCCAGGAGGCCCTGGCTGAACGCCGCCTCGGTTACGGACGAGGGGCTCGTCAAGCCTTCGAGCGGGACGAGGTAAGGGTAATCTCCGGACTGCGGCATGGACGGACGACGGGAGCGCCGATAACGATTGAGATCGGCAACTCAGAGTGGCCGAAGTGGCAGGCGGTCATGAGCGCTGATCCAGTTGATGAGGCGGAGCTTCGCGTCGACGCTGGCAAGGGCGATAGTCGAGAGATGAGCCGGAACAAGAAGCTTACGACTCCCCGGCCAGGACATGCGGACCTAGCCGGAATGGTCTCTTACCGAACTGACGACGCGCGCAACATACTGGAGCGTGCTTCGGCACGTGAAACGGCCGCACGCGTCGCTCTTGGCGCCCTGGCTCGCTCCCTGCTCCGCGAGGTAGCTGGAACCGAGATCATTGGGCATGTTGTTGAGGTAGGAACTGTCAAGGGTAGGGCGGCATTCCCAGGGGCGACCGACCGGGATGCGCTTCAGGCTTCACCAATGCGGACGCTTGACCCCTCTCTCGATGAAGCCTTTCGAGCGGTTGTTGACAGCGCGAAAGAAGGCGGTGACACAGTCGGAGGAGTGGTTGAGGTCGTGGCCTGGAACGTTCCACTGGGCCTCGGATCACACGTATCATCAGAGATGAAACTAGACGCACAGATCGCTGCGGCGCTGATGGGAATTCAATCGGCTAAGGCCGTCGAGATCGGTGATGGTTTCACCGCGGCACGAAGTTTCGGCGCGGCGGTCCAGGACGAGATTGTTCTGAGGTCCGGCGCGGTTACTCGCTCCTCGAACCGCTCCGGAGGGATTGAGGGAGGAACATCCAATGGCGAGCCCGTTGTTGCCCGAGTCGGATTCAAGCCGATTTCAACCGTTCCGAGGGCTCTTTCGACAGTTAACCTTTCAACCGGCGAAGAGGAATCGGCCTTCCACCAGCGTTCCGACACCTGTCAGGTTGTCCCAGCCGCAGTGATATGTGAATCGATGGTTGCCTTGGTGTTGGCGCGCGCATTGACGGAGCGATTCGGTGGTCGCTCGCTCGGCGAAGTGAGAGAACAGCTCGAGGTCCACCAGCGCTACGTTGACTCTGTTCTTTCGCAAGAGGCTGGGCGCTGA
- the alaS gene encoding alanine--tRNA ligase, translating into MRTSEIRQRWLDYFVANDHVELPSVSLISPDPSLLFTVAGMVPFIPYIIGEEKAPWPRVASVQKCIRTNDIENVGYTSRHGTFFQMNGNFSFGDYFKEGAINYAFDLLSGPVDEGKYGLDADRLWVTVWDGDTESLDILTNQIGLDSRHIVRLPREENFWSTGQPGPAGPCCEWHYDRGPEYGPEAVGGSIDPGGDRYLELWNLVFDQYMRGPGEGQDYELLHELDEKSIDTGAGLERLAFVLQDKPNMFEIDEVRPVITRVEELTGKRYGAGAEDDVRMRVIADHVRSSMMLINDGVRPGNDGRGYVLRRLMRRAIRSIRLLGVDEKVLPEVYPISRDAMAPSYPELITNWDSIADVAYGEEEAFRRTLDSGTNIFDLAVTKASRNAGSDPVMLSGDDAFTLHDTYGFPIDLTLEMAAERGVRVDETKFRSLMQEQKERARADSRAKKTGHVDASVFNRIAASAPEIEFIGYDHSSGEAEVVGLLSGGEAVAALTGPAEVEIVLSRTPFYAESGGQLADSGQIRLEGGAVIDVVDVQAPIKGLFVHHGTLNEGTVAVGDRAFAEIDADRRLAIARAHTSTHMVHQALHEIVSEQAVQAGSENSPSRMRFDFRHGKALSEGQVRDIEQLVNSKMTDDLQVTDSWMNIDEAKALGAQALFGEKYGQVVRVVNIGDGWSRELCVGTHVPTTGRIGRLNVLGESSIGSGVRRIDALVADGSYQFQATEHALVGQLSTLLKGRPEELPEKVAALLDKLKSSERQVAAMQDQILAARAGEVADSATEINGLLVARADLGTVSSAAAARSIATDVRDRLGNNRVAVVVIGAVCDDKPTVVVATNQAARDEGLKAGDLVRTGAKVLGGGGGGKPDVAQGGGTDPNAIEDALAAVVDEASGARS; encoded by the coding sequence ATGCGTACCTCTGAGATTCGTCAGCGATGGCTCGACTACTTTGTCGCGAACGACCACGTCGAGCTCCCGTCTGTCTCTCTTATTTCTCCGGACCCCTCGCTACTCTTCACCGTTGCGGGGATGGTTCCGTTCATTCCGTACATCATCGGAGAAGAGAAGGCGCCATGGCCGCGCGTCGCCTCGGTGCAAAAGTGCATTCGCACAAATGACATCGAAAACGTTGGCTACACCTCCCGTCACGGAACTTTTTTTCAGATGAACGGGAACTTTTCGTTTGGTGATTACTTCAAGGAAGGGGCGATCAACTACGCGTTCGATCTGCTTTCAGGTCCGGTAGATGAAGGCAAGTACGGACTCGACGCCGATCGCCTGTGGGTGACCGTGTGGGACGGAGATACCGAATCGCTAGACATCCTTACCAACCAGATCGGATTGGACTCTAGGCACATTGTTAGGTTGCCCCGAGAAGAGAACTTCTGGTCCACCGGTCAACCGGGACCCGCGGGTCCCTGCTGCGAATGGCACTATGACCGCGGCCCCGAGTATGGGCCCGAGGCGGTGGGTGGATCCATCGACCCGGGCGGGGACCGCTACCTTGAGCTTTGGAACCTGGTTTTCGACCAGTACATGCGGGGTCCCGGCGAGGGACAGGACTACGAGTTACTACATGAACTTGACGAAAAATCGATCGATACAGGAGCCGGACTCGAGCGTCTTGCTTTTGTCTTGCAAGACAAGCCGAACATGTTCGAAATCGACGAGGTGCGCCCGGTAATCACTAGGGTAGAGGAGTTAACCGGCAAACGTTACGGTGCTGGAGCCGAAGACGACGTTAGAATGCGCGTCATCGCAGACCATGTTCGTTCGTCGATGATGCTCATCAATGATGGTGTTCGTCCCGGAAACGACGGGCGAGGCTACGTGCTACGCAGACTGATGCGCCGGGCTATTCGTTCAATCCGACTTCTTGGAGTCGACGAAAAGGTGCTCCCCGAGGTCTATCCGATCTCACGTGATGCAATGGCCCCCTCGTACCCCGAGTTGATCACAAACTGGGATAGCATCGCCGACGTCGCATACGGCGAGGAAGAAGCGTTCCGGAGAACTCTGGATTCAGGGACGAACATTTTTGACCTAGCCGTGACCAAGGCATCTAGGAACGCGGGGAGCGACCCCGTGATGCTTAGTGGTGACGACGCATTTACCCTGCACGACACGTACGGGTTCCCAATCGATCTCACGCTTGAAATGGCGGCGGAGCGGGGAGTGCGCGTTGATGAAACCAAGTTCCGCTCGCTAATGCAAGAGCAGAAGGAGCGTGCGCGCGCCGATAGCCGTGCGAAGAAGACCGGACACGTGGATGCGTCGGTATTCAACAGGATTGCAGCCAGCGCGCCTGAGATTGAGTTCATCGGCTACGACCACAGTTCTGGAGAAGCCGAGGTTGTTGGTTTGCTCTCGGGAGGGGAGGCAGTAGCCGCCCTAACTGGTCCCGCCGAAGTTGAGATAGTTCTTTCGCGGACTCCGTTCTACGCGGAGTCCGGCGGCCAACTCGCCGATTCTGGGCAGATTCGCCTTGAGGGCGGAGCCGTGATTGATGTGGTCGACGTACAGGCCCCTATCAAAGGACTATTCGTTCATCACGGAACCTTGAACGAGGGAACTGTGGCGGTGGGAGACAGGGCATTCGCGGAGATTGATGCCGACCGCAGACTCGCGATCGCTCGTGCACACACATCGACGCACATGGTGCATCAGGCACTGCACGAGATCGTCTCGGAACAGGCGGTCCAGGCTGGCTCGGAAAACTCACCATCAAGAATGCGTTTTGATTTCCGGCACGGTAAGGCCCTTTCGGAGGGTCAGGTTCGCGACATTGAGCAACTCGTCAACTCAAAGATGACGGATGATCTTCAGGTTACCGACAGCTGGATGAACATCGACGAGGCTAAAGCACTTGGCGCTCAGGCGCTGTTCGGTGAGAAGTACGGTCAGGTGGTGCGCGTCGTTAACATCGGAGATGGCTGGTCGCGCGAGCTTTGCGTGGGTACACACGTTCCAACTACCGGGCGGATCGGTCGCTTGAATGTCCTCGGTGAGAGCTCGATCGGCTCAGGGGTTCGTCGTATTGACGCTCTGGTTGCGGATGGTTCCTATCAGTTCCAGGCAACTGAACATGCGCTAGTCGGACAGCTTTCGACGTTGCTCAAGGGCCGACCCGAGGAGTTACCCGAGAAGGTTGCTGCCCTGCTGGACAAGCTCAAGTCCAGTGAGCGTCAGGTTGCTGCCATGCAAGATCAGATCCTTGCTGCACGGGCTGGTGAAGTGGCCGATAGTGCCACGGAGATTAACGGGTTGCTGGTGGCGCGCGCTGATCTGGGAACCGTTTCCTCCGCCGCTGCCGCGCGTTCAATCGCCACGGACGTTCGAGACAGACTCGGAAACAATCGAGTTGCAGTCGTGGTTATCGGAGCCGTTTGTGATGACAAACCAACCGTCGTTGTCGCGACAAACCAGGCGGCGCGTGATGAGGGACTGAAGGCGGGAGATCTCGTTCGAACTGGAGCCAAGGTTCTTGGCGGCGGCGGCGGAGGCAAGCCTGATGTTGCACAGGGAGGCGGCACCGATCCGAACGCGATTGAGGATGCTCTGGCCGCCGTTGTCGACGAGGCGAGCGGAGCCAGATCCTGA
- the rpsD gene encoding 30S ribosomal protein S4, whose amino-acid sequence MSGNRSRKSVRQSRALGVPLTPKAVRYFEKRPYGPGEHGRTRRRQESDYAVRLKEKQRLREQYGIREKQMARAFAEAKKEQGLTGENLVELLEMRLDALVLRSGFARTMAQARQDVVHRHILVDGQIVDRPSFRVKPGQVIQVKPKSQTTVPFEIAATGAHAEVLPKTPEYLDVDLAQLKSVLVRRPKRDEVPVECDVQMVVEYYSR is encoded by the coding sequence ATGTCGGGAAACCGTTCCCGTAAGTCGGTGCGCCAGTCGCGCGCACTTGGCGTCCCCCTAACCCCGAAGGCTGTGCGCTACTTCGAGAAGCGCCCCTACGGCCCGGGCGAACACGGTCGTACACGTCGTCGTCAAGAGTCCGATTATGCCGTGCGTCTGAAGGAAAAGCAGCGTCTACGCGAGCAGTACGGTATTCGTGAGAAGCAGATGGCCCGCGCATTCGCGGAGGCGAAGAAAGAACAGGGACTGACTGGTGAGAACCTGGTCGAGCTGCTCGAGATGCGCCTCGACGCCCTGGTACTCCGTTCTGGCTTCGCTCGTACAATGGCACAGGCACGACAAGACGTTGTTCACCGTCACATCCTGGTCGACGGACAGATCGTTGACCGTCCGTCGTTCCGTGTGAAGCCTGGCCAGGTTATTCAGGTTAAGCCGAAGTCACAGACCACGGTTCCCTTCGAAATTGCGGCGACAGGGGCTCACGCCGAGGTTCTACCGAAGACCCCTGAGTATCTGGACGTTGATTTGGCACAGCTCAAGTCCGTTCTGGTCCGCCGACCGAAGCGCGATGAGGTCCCGGTTGAGTGCGACGTCCAAATGGTCGTCGAGTACTACTCACGCTAG
- a CDS encoding replication-associated recombination protein A, translating to MDLFDALGVDELGLPAESGSAPLAVRMRPRSVEEVLGQDHLLTPGSPMSRLLSKESTGVSSVILWGPPGTGKTTLAYLIARQSDRRFAEVSAVSAGVKEVREVIGSARRHQGATGQNTVLFIDEVHRFSKSQQDALLPAVENQWITLVAATTENPSFSVISPLLSRSLLLVLNPLSEDDIRKAITRALEDERGLAGRATLDDDALEALVSVSGSDARKALTLLEASFSAANDRGVEEITADDVSTAASVALVRWDQDQHYDVASAFIKSMRGSDVDASVHYLARMLEAGEDPRFVARRVMICAAEDVGMASPSTLQVAVAAAQAVALVGMPEARIILAEAVIAVATAPKSNSVITAIDAAQGDLRAGKTGPVPLHLRDAHYAGAKKLSHGEGYKYAHDEPHAVAVQQYLPDNLVGTRYYEPSGRGEEALIGKRLQAIRNILDVH from the coding sequence GTGGATCTTTTTGATGCGCTCGGTGTCGATGAGTTAGGACTGCCCGCGGAGTCGGGGAGTGCTCCGCTGGCGGTTCGGATGCGTCCGCGTAGTGTCGAAGAGGTACTTGGCCAGGATCATCTCCTTACTCCTGGCTCTCCAATGTCCAGACTCCTTTCCAAGGAGTCCACAGGTGTTTCCTCAGTGATCCTCTGGGGACCACCCGGAACGGGTAAAACTACGTTGGCCTACCTAATTGCCAGGCAGTCTGATCGCCGGTTCGCGGAGGTATCCGCAGTCAGTGCCGGAGTCAAGGAAGTGCGTGAGGTCATCGGAAGCGCCCGTAGGCATCAGGGTGCAACCGGGCAGAACACGGTGCTTTTCATTGATGAGGTTCATCGCTTCTCGAAGTCACAGCAGGATGCGTTGCTCCCAGCGGTAGAAAACCAGTGGATCACCCTTGTTGCAGCAACAACCGAGAACCCTTCTTTTTCGGTTATCTCACCGTTGCTCTCCCGCTCTCTGCTGCTGGTTCTGAATCCCCTTAGCGAGGATGACATTCGCAAGGCGATAACAAGAGCCCTTGAAGATGAGCGTGGCCTCGCTGGCCGGGCGACGTTGGATGACGATGCGCTGGAAGCGCTGGTTAGTGTTTCTGGATCGGATGCTCGCAAGGCTCTGACACTGCTTGAGGCCTCATTCTCTGCTGCAAACGATAGAGGAGTAGAAGAGATAACGGCTGATGACGTATCGACTGCTGCGTCGGTTGCCCTTGTCCGCTGGGATCAGGATCAGCATTACGATGTGGCAAGCGCTTTCATAAAGTCGATGCGGGGAAGTGACGTTGATGCCTCAGTTCACTACCTTGCACGAATGCTTGAGGCGGGCGAGGACCCCCGATTTGTTGCCCGGCGAGTGATGATCTGTGCGGCTGAGGATGTTGGGATGGCATCGCCAAGCACCCTGCAAGTGGCGGTGGCGGCCGCTCAAGCGGTGGCGCTAGTGGGAATGCCAGAGGCACGAATCATCTTGGCTGAGGCGGTGATCGCCGTCGCCACGGCGCCTAAGTCAAACTCCGTTATTACCGCCATTGATGCCGCTCAGGGCGATCTGCGAGCCGGCAAAACAGGCCCGGTCCCGCTCCATCTGCGTGACGCGCACTATGCCGGAGCCAAGAAACTCTCGCACGGAGAAGGCTACAAGTACGCCCACGACGAACCCCACGCCGTAGCCGTCCAGCAGTACCTTCCGGATAACCTGGTAGGAACTCGCTACTATGAGCCGTCCGGCAGGGGTGAGGAAGCCCTCATAGGAAAACGGCTACAGGCGATCCGAAACATCCTCGACGTGCACTAG
- a CDS encoding shikimate dehydrogenase: MTWACVIGKPIEHSLSPVLHQTAYGLLGLDWQYRRFEVDAESLPTFMEDLGSDCIGVSVTMPCKREILKQVDSVESLAKALGVANTVVMQGGLKAAFNTDVRGIEEALRPGLENHPEGSPLIIGNGATACSALAALATLGYRDVHVAARNLAGIGGAFSIAPKLGISAEAIPLKLVDLVAEAASSAPVVISTIPPSASDVLAPLLRPRSDSVLLDVTYSESVQALSEAFLRAGARVASPLSMLVHQGIAQVKLMTDREVPYEPVFKAVQTAARMRR, encoded by the coding sequence GTGACCTGGGCCTGTGTCATTGGCAAACCGATCGAGCACTCGCTCTCTCCGGTGCTTCACCAAACTGCGTATGGGCTACTCGGACTGGATTGGCAATACAGGCGCTTTGAAGTGGATGCAGAGTCCCTCCCTACGTTCATGGAAGATCTTGGGAGCGACTGCATCGGGGTCAGCGTTACTATGCCGTGCAAGCGAGAGATCCTGAAGCAGGTAGACAGCGTCGAGTCTTTGGCCAAGGCTCTGGGAGTCGCCAATACCGTCGTCATGCAGGGTGGACTGAAGGCGGCTTTCAACACGGACGTCAGGGGCATCGAAGAAGCTCTTAGACCGGGCCTTGAGAACCACCCGGAAGGAAGCCCGCTTATCATCGGAAACGGTGCCACCGCCTGTTCCGCGTTGGCAGCGCTCGCAACCCTTGGATATCGAGATGTCCATGTCGCCGCGAGAAACCTGGCCGGCATTGGTGGCGCTTTTTCAATCGCGCCAAAACTCGGAATCAGCGCTGAAGCAATCCCGCTCAAGCTGGTCGACCTGGTGGCTGAGGCGGCATCAAGCGCACCAGTAGTCATCTCCACTATTCCCCCCTCCGCAAGTGATGTACTTGCTCCGCTCCTCCGCCCAAGATCAGACTCAGTGCTGCTGGACGTGACCTACTCAGAGTCCGTCCAGGCGCTATCAGAAGCTTTTCTTAGAGCGGGCGCGAGAGTGGCCTCGCCGCTATCGATGTTGGTGCACCAGGGCATCGCTCAGGTAAAGCTGATGACGGATCGTGAAGTCCCGTATGAGCCAGTCTTCAAAGCCGTTCAAACTGCGGCCCGGATGCGAAGATAG
- the mltG gene encoding endolytic transglycosylase MltG translates to MATPTDHRVSPDTSAMARTGASPKVSTRHAAQAENDRPPTDPVRTGTGPITGSLAVTKGKARKRRKAIRTTLILLAVVALLAVAVWFALQSLSGDGSQSEADDYPGPGTTEVTVTVESGDHGSDIAQTLYEAGVVKSPAAFIRAFDNNSAASTIRPGNYSLKLEMSAAGALAAMLDETNRSDNTITVNSGQTAAQIKERMVTVGGFTEEDVNAAFNNPEAIGLPAVAGGDPEGWPAPGEYEISSNDTPETIISQMVAATVNTLTTLGAPEDQWMKVLTKASILEREAGNHVDLAKVARVIENRLENTDAETVGLLQMDSTVLYGVGKSGGIPTLADLQNENPYNTYIHKGLPPGPIASPSVEAIEATLNPEAGSWLYFVTVNLDTGETKFADTLAEQEENQKLLDEWCATNGCN, encoded by the coding sequence ATGGCCACACCCACAGATCACCGGGTCAGTCCTGACACGTCCGCGATGGCGCGTACCGGGGCATCACCAAAGGTCTCGACACGGCACGCGGCGCAAGCGGAGAATGATCGGCCGCCCACAGACCCGGTCCGAACGGGAACGGGTCCGATCACGGGTTCGCTCGCCGTGACAAAAGGAAAAGCACGCAAGCGCCGAAAGGCCATAAGGACCACTCTGATTCTTCTCGCGGTGGTAGCACTTCTGGCCGTAGCGGTTTGGTTTGCGCTCCAGAGTCTGTCCGGAGACGGAAGTCAGAGTGAAGCCGATGACTACCCCGGCCCGGGAACGACCGAGGTGACCGTGACGGTTGAATCGGGTGATCACGGATCCGATATCGCACAGACGCTGTACGAAGCGGGGGTTGTAAAGAGTCCGGCAGCGTTCATTCGTGCATTCGACAACAACTCGGCTGCCTCGACAATTCGCCCGGGAAACTACTCACTGAAGTTAGAGATGTCGGCTGCGGGGGCCCTTGCCGCAATGCTTGATGAGACTAATCGTTCAGACAACACCATAACGGTCAACTCGGGGCAAACTGCCGCGCAGATCAAAGAACGCATGGTGACCGTGGGTGGTTTCACGGAAGAGGATGTGAACGCGGCTTTCAACAATCCTGAGGCAATTGGACTCCCAGCCGTGGCCGGTGGAGATCCGGAAGGCTGGCCTGCTCCGGGAGAGTATGAGATCTCCTCAAATGACACCCCGGAGACCATCATTAGCCAGATGGTCGCGGCGACCGTCAATACCCTAACGACCCTGGGGGCTCCGGAGGACCAGTGGATGAAGGTTTTAACCAAGGCCTCCATCCTCGAACGTGAGGCTGGCAATCATGTGGACCTAGCGAAGGTTGCCAGGGTAATCGAGAACCGACTTGAGAATACTGATGCGGAGACAGTCGGACTTCTACAAATGGACTCAACAGTCTTGTACGGAGTGGGAAAGTCAGGTGGAATTCCGACGCTCGCAGATCTCCAGAATGAGAATCCTTACAACACATACATTCACAAAGGACTTCCGCCCGGGCCAATTGCTTCGCCTTCTGTGGAAGCAATTGAAGCGACACTAAATCCCGAAGCGGGATCATGGCTCTATTTCGTGACGGTCAACCTAGACACCGGTGAAACAAAGTTTGCCGACACTCTGGCCGAACAGGAAGAAAACCAAAAGTTGCTCGACGAGTGGTGCGCCACCAACGGTTGCAATTAG